Proteins from a genomic interval of Quercus lobata isolate SW786 chromosome 11, ValleyOak3.0 Primary Assembly, whole genome shotgun sequence:
- the LOC115969072 gene encoding 7-deoxyloganetin glucosyltransferase-like, whose protein sequence is MGSITGATATRPHVVCVPVPLQGHITPMLKLAKLLHHKGFHVTFVHTEYNRKRLLRSKGPNALDGLPNFHFETIPDGLPPSDADVSQDAALLCDSTSKNCLVPFCNLLSKLNDTSSSNVPPVTCIISDGCMSFTLDAADKFGIPDVQFWTPSSCGFLSYMHFRHLVERGLIPLKDASYLTNGYLETKIDWIPGMKTIRLKDLPNFIRTTDENDIVLKFVLHETERTSRASAIILNTFDSFEQDALDALSSMLPCIYTIGPLLLLADQIEDDNLKSINSNLWKEELGCVEWLNSKEPNSVVYVNFGSITVITPQQLIEFAWGLTNSEKPFLWVIRPDLVVGDIAIVPPEFVTRTKNRGRLASWCPQEQILRHPSIGGFLTHNGWNSTLESVCSGVPMLSWPFFAEQQINCIYCCTVWGIGMEIDNNVQRDEVENLLRELMDGKKGSEMKKKVLEWKTKAEVATRPGGTSYQNLDKLIAEVLLTRNV, encoded by the exons atgggTTCCATAACGGGAGCTACAGCTACTAGACCTCATGTTGTTTGTGTCCCAGTCCCACTACAAGGTCACATTACTCCAATGCTCAAGCTTGCAAAACTCCTCCACCATAAAGGCTTTCACGTCACTTTTGTACACACAGAGTACAACCGCAAACGCTTGCTTAGGTCCAAAGGCCCCAACGCCCTTGATGGATTGCCAAACTTTCACTTCGAAACCATTCCTGATGGCCTCCCACCATCAGACGCAGATGTCAGCCAAGACGCTGCCTTGCTTTGCGACTCCACCTCAAAGAATTGCCTAGTCCCATTTTGTAACCTCCTTTCCAAACTCAACGACACTTCGTCTTCGAACGTGCCACCTGTGACTTGTAttatctctgatggttgtatgtCTTTCACTCTTGATGCTGCTGACAAGTTTGGAATTCCAGACGTCCAATTCTGGACACCTAGTTCGTGCGGCTTCTTGAGCTATATGCATTTTCGCCATCTAGTTGAACGAGGTTTAATACCACTCAAAG ATGCAAGCTATCTAACAAATGGATACTTGGAAACAAAAATAGATTGGATACCAGGAATGAAGACCATTCGTCTTAAGGATCTTCCGAATTTCATAAGAACTACAGATGAGAACGACATCGTACTCAAGTTCGTCCTCCATGAGACCGAGAGGACTTCTAGAGCTTCAGCAATCATTTTGAACACATTCGACTCCTTTGAACAGGACGCGTTGGATGCTTTATCCTCCATGCTTCCCTGTATATACACCATTGGACCACTTTTATTGCTTGCTGATCAGATTGAGGATGACAATTTGAAATCAATAAATTCCAATCTATGGAAAGAAGAACTAGGGTGTGTGGAATGGCTAAATTCAAAAGAACCCAACTCTGTAGTTTATGTAAATTTTGGAAGTATAACTGTTATAACACCTCAACAGCTCATAGAATTTGCTTGGGGTTTAACAAACAGTGAAAAACCCTTCTTATGGGTTATAAGGCCTGATCTTGTGGTAGGTGATATAGCTATTGTTCCACCTGAATTTGTTACTAGAACTAAAAATAGAGGCAGGTTAGCAAGTTGGTGTCCTCAAGAACAAATCCTAAGGCACCCATCAATTGGGGGTTTTTTGACGCATAATGGGTGGAATTCAACACTTGAAAGTGTGTGTAGTGGAGTGCCAATGCTCTCTTGGCCCTTCTTTGCAGAGCAACAAATCAACTGTATATACTGTTGTACTGTATGGGGCATCGGGATGGAGATAGATAATAATGTTCAAAGAGATGAAGTGGAGAACCTTCTTAGAGAGCTAATGGATGGCAAAAAAGGTagtgaaatgaagaaaaaagtaCTAGAGTGGAAGACAAAGGCAGAGGTAGCTACCAGACCTGGTGGAACTTCTTATCAGAACTTGGACAAATTGATTGCGGAAGTTCTCCTAACTAGAAATGTTTGA